The nucleotide sequence ttgacgcctggagatacagatctgtgtgagtcgctttcctgtacacagaatgtcctaatgacccatcatttttacggcgtactagcacgtctagaaatggtaaagtgccctctttttcaatctccatcgtaaatttgatgttctcatgtaatgagtttaagtgatgaaggaatttctccagttcctgtctgccatgaggccatacagcaaaagtatcatctacgtaccgccagaagaccgtaggctactgaagaaaaataaaatcaaggttatcttccgtccaccagcaaagaaccgggccctggttggatccgttaaagacgatttacaactgaagaaggcaggcgtctacaaaattccctgtgaatgtggcgctgcatatattggccagacgacaagaactgtccatgaacgatgtatagaacatgaaagatacacccgtctgcggcaaccgtcaaaatcggcagtagcagagcactgtatttctttgggacattcaatggaatacaatgtaacaaaaattttatccccggtttccggtttttgggattccgtaatcaaggaatcagtggaaatacgtcttgccaataatcttataaatcatgacaacggctttcagctggataaaaattggaatcctgttattaaaattatacaatcacagcggaatcgacagtgtcattcgatactcaatgactagatgaacctttatttccaccaccgagggcagcacgtacaactcggctatgctgcgcatgtcaacacctgacgcatgcgctgtaggatgccagtacatttcacacgcgcgagattcggcataaataccgcgactgcacctgggctcttcagtagttgtgtactcacctgatgatggccggacgtctctgggccgaaatatcgtggcagaatgtcgacgggatccggctgcatacccggaaattattagaagaataaagttattgtagagctgtgaaatcacttcaatcatttgtaataaccctgtacagtatTTACCTACGTACGGTGGTGTGTTTGCAATGTATCTTTCTCGGGAAAGTCAAGGCGCTATGATATTGCAATACGATATTGATACAGTATGTTACGTAACATTCATTTAATTATGTTTATTTAGTGAATATTGTTATTTCAGGGAGTTTCGTTAATGCATAAACTTGAGTGCAGTAGCTTATAGTAGGCCACAGCCAAACAACCCCCGCAGCAGGGCGGGTCTGAAGTGCGCCTATCCACTCTTGGCCACCGCCCGCCCTGTCTAGCAGGTGGACACGTTCTCCAGGTGGACACCCTTGCAGCCTTTCCGCCAGCCGTCCCAGGCTGAGAAGCGCCGCTTGCGGTAGATCTTCAGAGCGCACTCGAAGTCGTCGTACAGGTCTTCGTTGAGCAGATCTGCAAAAGGAGAGCGCACGCTGTACACCCATCCCGATACGTTGAACATTTCACTTATCCCATGGGTCTTTTCTTTTTAACAGCGTGTTTAATTTTCACCCCAAGTCGAAAGTAATTATTGAAAATCGCACAACTGTATATTCTGATGTTTAAAGAGGAGTGGAGTGGAGTGATCCCTGCTGAGCAGCAAACGTTCAGCGCTGACGAACAGGTCGCTTACCTTCGCATTTCACGTCACACTTGTCAGGGTTGCGAGAATCACCACACCAGTACTGGTTTATCTGCAACAAAAATATCTGTCATCCAACACTGACTCGCTCTTCTGTATGCCATAATAGTAATACCTTGCTTTCATCCGTCATTCTCAAAGTGATCGAAGTTGTAGCAAGACAGTCTGGCTTATTGGGGAGCCAGTTCTTCTGTACATTTAGAGGGGAACTCGGCACTGATGCCGCCCTTCTACATATGTGACATtagaaaatggttcgaatggctctgagcactatgggagtttacatctgaggtcatcagtttcctagaacttagaactacttaaacctaactaacctaaggacatcagacatccatgcccgaggcaggattcgaacctgcgaccggagcagtcgcgcggttgcggactgaagcgcctagaaccgctcggccaccacggccggccatgtgATATTAGAGGACGGGAAATATGGAAAGACGAAATCTTACAGTCGATATCATTAGTGATTACCTATTTTAGGCAGGTCACAAAAAAGTCTGGAGAATTAAAGCAGGAAAGTCAGTGTAAAAGATGAATATGACAAAGAAGATGATGATCAAGCGCGTAAATGAGTTAAGCATGAATAGGTGGGACAGTCTTAGAAAATCTACTGAGGTATTTAACGATACTACTGAGGTACTCGTATTTAACGTTCATTCCTTAAAGTGCACCACCAGGCCAGTTTAATTTCACCTGTTAGCAGACAACAGTAAAATATCATTCATACAAACAACCATTTAAATATTATAAGTTTCCCATGGTCGCAATCTTTTCACCTGATATTTACCTGAAATATGCCGTAATTTGAAGACAGATCTGCATTTTCACCAACGCGATCTGTAGTTAGGTAGCTCTCGCTCTCTGCCAGACAGACCCCTGTAGAAGATAAAAACGATTCGTGTTAAACGAAGGGGCACGCTGCAACATATCTcgagtacgtacacacacacacacacacacacacacacacacacacacac is from Schistocerca cancellata isolate TAMUIC-IGC-003103 chromosome 6, iqSchCanc2.1, whole genome shotgun sequence and encodes:
- the LOC126191304 gene encoding lysozyme c-1-like, whose amino-acid sequence is MRNGKVLVLVAGLLVALSAVARGRVVSRCELANEILRHNVSVGLVKHWVCLAESESYLTTDRVGENADLSSNYGIFQINQYWCGDSRNPDKCDVKCEDLLNEDLYDDFECALKIYRKRRFSAWDGWRKGCKGVHLENVSTC